In Sebastes fasciatus isolate fSebFas1 chromosome 24, fSebFas1.pri, whole genome shotgun sequence, the following are encoded in one genomic region:
- the LOC141762790 gene encoding FUN14 domain-containing protein 1 isoform X5: MATGDHREAGQDDPESEEEVYEVVDLTEYARRHQWWTRMFGSNSGPIAEKYSVATQIAMGGVTGWCAGYLFQRVGKIAATAVGGGFLLLQIANHSGYVQVDWKKVEKDVNKAKKHLKKKANKAAPEINTFIEEATDFIKRNIVLSSGFVGGFFLGLAS, from the exons ATGGCGACGGGGGACCACAGAGAAG CAGGTCAGGATGACCCAGAGAGTGAAGAGGAGGTTTATGAGGTTGTAGACCTGACAGAATATGCCCGGAGGCACCAGTGGTGGACCCGGATGTTTGGGAGCAACTCTGGCCCCATAGCTGAGAAGTATTCTGTGGCCACCCAGATCGCAATGGGAGGGGTGACTGGATG GTGTGCTGGTTACCTCTTCCAGAGAGTTGGGAAGATAGCTGCTACCGCTGTTGGTGGAGGGTTCCTTCTTTTACAG ATCGCCAATCATAGCGGCTACGTGCAGGTAGACTGGAAGAAGGTGGAGAAGGACGTGAACAAAGCAAAGAAGCACCTGAAGAAGAAGGCAAACAAAGCAGCGCCTGAAATAAACACATTCATTGAGGAG GCCACAGACTTTATAAAAAGGAACATCGTCTTGTCCAGCGGGTTCGTCGGCGGCTTCTTCCTGGGTTTGGCCTCCTAA
- the LOC141762790 gene encoding FUN14 domain-containing protein 1 isoform X4, translated as MATGDHREGQDDPESEEEVYEVVDLTEYARRHQWWTRMFGSNSGPIAEKYSVATQIAMGGVTGWCAGYLFQRVGKIAATAVGGGFLLLQIANHSGYVQVDWKKVEKDVNKAKKHLKKKANKAAPEINTFIEEVKATDFIKRNIVLSSGFVGGFFLGLAS; from the exons ATGGCGACGGGGGACCACAGAGAAG GTCAGGATGACCCAGAGAGTGAAGAGGAGGTTTATGAGGTTGTAGACCTGACAGAATATGCCCGGAGGCACCAGTGGTGGACCCGGATGTTTGGGAGCAACTCTGGCCCCATAGCTGAGAAGTATTCTGTGGCCACCCAGATCGCAATGGGAGGGGTGACTGGATG GTGTGCTGGTTACCTCTTCCAGAGAGTTGGGAAGATAGCTGCTACCGCTGTTGGTGGAGGGTTCCTTCTTTTACAG ATCGCCAATCATAGCGGCTACGTGCAGGTAGACTGGAAGAAGGTGGAGAAGGACGTGAACAAAGCAAAGAAGCACCTGAAGAAGAAGGCAAACAAAGCAGCGCCTGAAATAAACACATTCATTGAGGAGGTAAAG GCCACAGACTTTATAAAAAGGAACATCGTCTTGTCCAGCGGGTTCGTCGGCGGCTTCTTCCTGGGTTTGGCCTCCTAA
- the LOC141762790 gene encoding FUN14 domain-containing protein 1 isoform X3, with product MATGDHREAGQDDPESEEEVYEVVDLTEYARRHQWWTRMFGSNSGPIAEKYSVATQIAMGGVTGWCAGYLFQRVGKIAATAVGGGFLLLQIANHSGYVQVDWKKVEKDVNKAKKHLKKKANKAAPEINTFIEEVKATDFIKRNIVLSSGFVGGFFLGLAS from the exons ATGGCGACGGGGGACCACAGAGAAG CAGGTCAGGATGACCCAGAGAGTGAAGAGGAGGTTTATGAGGTTGTAGACCTGACAGAATATGCCCGGAGGCACCAGTGGTGGACCCGGATGTTTGGGAGCAACTCTGGCCCCATAGCTGAGAAGTATTCTGTGGCCACCCAGATCGCAATGGGAGGGGTGACTGGATG GTGTGCTGGTTACCTCTTCCAGAGAGTTGGGAAGATAGCTGCTACCGCTGTTGGTGGAGGGTTCCTTCTTTTACAG ATCGCCAATCATAGCGGCTACGTGCAGGTAGACTGGAAGAAGGTGGAGAAGGACGTGAACAAAGCAAAGAAGCACCTGAAGAAGAAGGCAAACAAAGCAGCGCCTGAAATAAACACATTCATTGAGGAGGTAAAG GCCACAGACTTTATAAAAAGGAACATCGTCTTGTCCAGCGGGTTCGTCGGCGGCTTCTTCCTGGGTTTGGCCTCCTAA
- the LOC141762790 gene encoding FUN14 domain-containing protein 1 isoform X2 has translation MATGDHREGDGGQDDPESEEEVYEVVDLTEYARRHQWWTRMFGSNSGPIAEKYSVATQIAMGGVTGWCAGYLFQRVGKIAATAVGGGFLLLQIANHSGYVQVDWKKVEKDVNKAKKHLKKKANKAAPEINTFIEEATDFIKRNIVLSSGFVGGFFLGLAS, from the exons ATGGCGACGGGGGACCACAGAGAAGGTGACGGcg GTCAGGATGACCCAGAGAGTGAAGAGGAGGTTTATGAGGTTGTAGACCTGACAGAATATGCCCGGAGGCACCAGTGGTGGACCCGGATGTTTGGGAGCAACTCTGGCCCCATAGCTGAGAAGTATTCTGTGGCCACCCAGATCGCAATGGGAGGGGTGACTGGATG GTGTGCTGGTTACCTCTTCCAGAGAGTTGGGAAGATAGCTGCTACCGCTGTTGGTGGAGGGTTCCTTCTTTTACAG ATCGCCAATCATAGCGGCTACGTGCAGGTAGACTGGAAGAAGGTGGAGAAGGACGTGAACAAAGCAAAGAAGCACCTGAAGAAGAAGGCAAACAAAGCAGCGCCTGAAATAAACACATTCATTGAGGAG GCCACAGACTTTATAAAAAGGAACATCGTCTTGTCCAGCGGGTTCGTCGGCGGCTTCTTCCTGGGTTTGGCCTCCTAA
- the cenpl gene encoding centromere protein L, whose product MEKHDSAKRTPKSYRLSYRSCLGAGASRLVSTPALTARRLNASRRAPKSHNITDKVNPEQLALLVNTEWQLSYVTPLYQFRHTQLKGYSRQLSAFIAAEKQQGLALEGPQTTFRVSLSLVQGMAESDDDAETVFIQIHSKPLFAKPDEPQKAVWSGWLTCINCNPEYLRSLPKDFVCLPLFCSRGAEGLTTLVKSWFKQTFDCCFGSLEICQTSLQWLMALWTNCHAESNILHLTMIWTLPVVPPLKVTYTIHPKDAWVLWGSVRKENGGEEEEAEDEDSIDIEEVMRFTQGLKNHFYRHFQVDLSAGSLSQVSTTLGSAKDIGKIKISNSKYMITTLALLTECALLKMPI is encoded by the exons atggagaagcaTGACAG TGCGAAGAGGACTCCCAAGAGCTACCGGCTGTCATACCGCAGCTGCTTGGGTGCTGGTGCTTCACGTCTCGTCTCAACCCCAGCATTGACGGCACGGAGGCTCAATGCCAGCAGAAGGGctccaaagtcacacaatatcACT GACAAGGTGAATCCGGAGCAGCTGGCCCTGCTGGTGAACACAGAGTGGCAGCTGTCGTATGTTACTCCTCTCTATCAGTTCAGACACACCCAGCTGAAAGGCTACTCCAGGCAGCTCTCAGCTTTTATCGCTGCAGAGAAGCAGCAAGGTTTGGCGTTGGAGGGACCGCAGACAACCTTCAGAGTCTCCCTGTCTTTGGTACAGGGGATGGCTGAGTCGGACGATGATGCTGAGACCGTCTTCATACAG ATCCACTCAAAGCCTTTGTTCGCCAAGCCAGACGAGCCACAGAAGGCAGTATGGAGCGGCTGGCTCACCTGCATCAACTGCAACCCCGAATACCTGCGCTCACTCCCAAAGGACTTTGTCTGCCTGCCGCTCTTCTGCAGCCGCGGCGCCGAGGGCCTCACCACTTTGGTAAAATCCTGGTTCAAGCAGACCTTTGACTGCTGCTTCGGCTCCCTGGAAATCTGCCAGACTAGCCTCCAGTGGCTGATGGCGTTGTGGACCAACTGCCACGCCGAGTCCAACATCCTGCACCTTACAATGATTTGGACTCTTCCGGTTGTGCCGCCGCTGAAGGTAACCTACACGATTCACCCCAAAGACGCCTGGGTTCTGTGGGGCAGTGTGAGGAAGGagaatggaggagaggaggaggaggcggaggatgAGGACagtatcgacattgaggaggTGATGAGGTTCACGCAGGGACTGAAGAACCACTTTTACAGACACTTCCAGGTGGATCTGTCAGCGGGGAGCCTGAGCCAGGTCTCCACAACACTGGGATCAGCCAAGGACATCGGCAAGATCAAG atctCCAACAGCAAATACATGATCACCACCCTGGCGCTACTGACGGAGTGCGCTCTCCTCAAAATGCCCATCTGA
- the LOC141762790 gene encoding FUN14 domain-containing protein 1 isoform X1 yields MATGDHREGDGGQDDPESEEEVYEVVDLTEYARRHQWWTRMFGSNSGPIAEKYSVATQIAMGGVTGWCAGYLFQRVGKIAATAVGGGFLLLQIANHSGYVQVDWKKVEKDVNKAKKHLKKKANKAAPEINTFIEEVKATDFIKRNIVLSSGFVGGFFLGLAS; encoded by the exons ATGGCGACGGGGGACCACAGAGAAGGTGACGGcg GTCAGGATGACCCAGAGAGTGAAGAGGAGGTTTATGAGGTTGTAGACCTGACAGAATATGCCCGGAGGCACCAGTGGTGGACCCGGATGTTTGGGAGCAACTCTGGCCCCATAGCTGAGAAGTATTCTGTGGCCACCCAGATCGCAATGGGAGGGGTGACTGGATG GTGTGCTGGTTACCTCTTCCAGAGAGTTGGGAAGATAGCTGCTACCGCTGTTGGTGGAGGGTTCCTTCTTTTACAG ATCGCCAATCATAGCGGCTACGTGCAGGTAGACTGGAAGAAGGTGGAGAAGGACGTGAACAAAGCAAAGAAGCACCTGAAGAAGAAGGCAAACAAAGCAGCGCCTGAAATAAACACATTCATTGAGGAGGTAAAG GCCACAGACTTTATAAAAAGGAACATCGTCTTGTCCAGCGGGTTCGTCGGCGGCTTCTTCCTGGGTTTGGCCTCCTAA